One Phoenix dactylifera cultivar Barhee BC4 chromosome 8, palm_55x_up_171113_PBpolish2nd_filt_p, whole genome shotgun sequence genomic window carries:
- the LOC103703335 gene encoding receptor-like serine/threonine-protein kinase At1g78530 isoform X3 has protein sequence MQIFLRLKAKKYQSEASYSFRFKNMANSVALGLYITICCIAFIMSKIIVSFLLYKRWARKRRMMEDTLSGGKMVMFRSPTTQSLTSKTFMKMTMKLSNKDIIGSGGYGTVYRLIIDDNSAFAVKRLNKGNTDRDRGFERELNAMGDIKHRNIVTLHGYYIAPQFNLLIYELMPNGSLDALLHGNRVQTFFQNYVMVSVLFSASHKNIDTGKSSKEKPLDWPSRCKIAVGAARGLSYLHHDCIPHIIHRDIKSSNILLDQNMEARVSDFGLATLMEPDKSHVTTIAAGTFGYLAPEYFDTGRATTKGDVYSFGVVLLELLTGKRPTDESFIEEGTKLVTWVTLPPINKSPQNTSSIKLSSYKCPL, from the exons ATGCAGATATTTCTCAGATTGAAGGCTAAAAAATATCAATCAGAAGCATCATACAGTTTTCGATTCAAAAATATGGCCAATTCTGTTGCTTTAGGACTCTATATTACTATttgttgcattgcatttatcatgTCCAAGATTATAGTTTCATTCCTCCTCTACAAAAGATGGGCACGGAAGCGTAGGATGATGGAAGATACTTTGTCAG GTGGAAAGATGGTGATGTTCCGGTCTCCAACAACACAGTCTCTCACTTCGAAAACTTTTATGAAGATGACCATGAAATTATCAAACAAGGACATCATTGGTTCTGGTGGCTATGGTACTGTTTACAGATTAATAATAGATGATAACAGTGCATTTGCTGTGAAGAGATTGAACAAAGGAAATACAGATAGAGATCGTGGATTTGAAAGAGAGCTGAATGCAATGGGCGACATAAAGCACAGGAACATTGTCACTCTTCATGGATATTACATTGCACCTCAGTTCAATCTTCTAATATATGAACTGATGCCAAATGGAAGTTTGGACGCATTGCTTCATGGTAATAGAGTCCAGACCTTTTTTCAAAACTATGTCATGGTTTCAGTACTCTTTTCAGCTTCTCACAAAAACATTGATACAGGCAAATCAAGTAAAGAGAAACCTCTGGATTGGCCCTCAAGGTGCAAAATAGCAGTAGGTGCAGCACGGGGTTTATCATATCTACATCATGATTGTATTCCACATATAATCCACAGGGACATCAAGTCAAGCAACATTCTGCTGGATCAAAACATGGAGGCAAGGGTCTCTGATTTTGGGTTGGCCACATTAATGGAACCAGATAAGAGTCACGTTACAACAATTGCTGCAGGGACTTTTGGATATTTAGCTCCTG AGTACTTTGATACAGGAAGAGCAACAACAAAAGGAGATGTTTACAGCTTTGGTGTTGTCCTGCTTGAACTTCTAACCGGTAAAAGACCAACAGACGAATCATTTATCGAAGAAGGCACAAAGCTGGTGACATGGGTAACTCTTCCACCCATAAATAAAAGCCCCCAAAATACAAGCTCCATAAAGCTGAGTTCATATAAGTGTCCATT GTGA
- the LOC103703335 gene encoding receptor-like serine/threonine-protein kinase At1g78530 isoform X4, whose amino-acid sequence MQIFLRLKAKKYQSEASYSFRFKNMANSVALGLYITICCIAFIMSKIIVSFLLYKRWARKRRMMEDTLSGGKMVMFRSPTTQSLTSKTFMKMTMKLSNKDIIGSGGYGTVYRLIIDDNSAFAVKRLNKGNTDRDRGFERELNAMGDIKHRNIVTLHGYYIAPQFNLLIYELMPNGSLDALLHGNRVQTFFQNYVMVSVLFSASHKNIDTGKSSKEKPLDWPSRCKIAVGAARGLSYLHHDCIPHIIHRDIKSSNILLDQNMEARVSDFGLATLMEPDKSHVTTIAAGTFGYLAPEYFDTGRATTKGDVYSFGVVLLELLTGKRPTDESFIEEGTKLVTWQYNEDATFEVQM is encoded by the exons ATGCAGATATTTCTCAGATTGAAGGCTAAAAAATATCAATCAGAAGCATCATACAGTTTTCGATTCAAAAATATGGCCAATTCTGTTGCTTTAGGACTCTATATTACTATttgttgcattgcatttatcatgTCCAAGATTATAGTTTCATTCCTCCTCTACAAAAGATGGGCACGGAAGCGTAGGATGATGGAAGATACTTTGTCAG GTGGAAAGATGGTGATGTTCCGGTCTCCAACAACACAGTCTCTCACTTCGAAAACTTTTATGAAGATGACCATGAAATTATCAAACAAGGACATCATTGGTTCTGGTGGCTATGGTACTGTTTACAGATTAATAATAGATGATAACAGTGCATTTGCTGTGAAGAGATTGAACAAAGGAAATACAGATAGAGATCGTGGATTTGAAAGAGAGCTGAATGCAATGGGCGACATAAAGCACAGGAACATTGTCACTCTTCATGGATATTACATTGCACCTCAGTTCAATCTTCTAATATATGAACTGATGCCAAATGGAAGTTTGGACGCATTGCTTCATGGTAATAGAGTCCAGACCTTTTTTCAAAACTATGTCATGGTTTCAGTACTCTTTTCAGCTTCTCACAAAAACATTGATACAGGCAAATCAAGTAAAGAGAAACCTCTGGATTGGCCCTCAAGGTGCAAAATAGCAGTAGGTGCAGCACGGGGTTTATCATATCTACATCATGATTGTATTCCACATATAATCCACAGGGACATCAAGTCAAGCAACATTCTGCTGGATCAAAACATGGAGGCAAGGGTCTCTGATTTTGGGTTGGCCACATTAATGGAACCAGATAAGAGTCACGTTACAACAATTGCTGCAGGGACTTTTGGATATTTAGCTCCTG AGTACTTTGATACAGGAAGAGCAACAACAAAAGGAGATGTTTACAGCTTTGGTGTTGTCCTGCTTGAACTTCTAACCGGTAAAAGACCAACAGACGAATCATTTATCGAAGAAGGCACAAAGCTGGTGACATGG CAATACAATGAGGATGCCACCTTCGAGGTCCAAATGTGA
- the LOC103703335 gene encoding receptor-like serine/threonine-protein kinase At1g78530 isoform X1 has protein sequence MQIFLRLKAKKYQSEASYSFRFKNMANSVALGLYITICCIAFIMSKIIVSFLLYKRWARKRRMMEDTLSGGKMVMFRSPTTQSLTSKTFMKMTMKLSNKDIIGSGGYGTVYRLIIDDNSAFAVKRLNKGNTDRDRGFERELNAMGDIKHRNIVTLHGYYIAPQFNLLIYELMPNGSLDALLHGNRVQTFFQNYVMVSVLFSASHKNIDTGKSSKEKPLDWPSRCKIAVGAARGLSYLHHDCIPHIIHRDIKSSNILLDQNMEARVSDFGLATLMEPDKSHVTTIAAGTFGYLAPEYFDTGRATTKGDVYSFGVVLLELLTGKRPTDESFIEEGTKLVTWVKGVVKDKREEHAIDSSLVCFPIEEVKKVFAIAEKCLESDPSNRPTMAAVLKMLEQINQTNL, from the exons ATGCAGATATTTCTCAGATTGAAGGCTAAAAAATATCAATCAGAAGCATCATACAGTTTTCGATTCAAAAATATGGCCAATTCTGTTGCTTTAGGACTCTATATTACTATttgttgcattgcatttatcatgTCCAAGATTATAGTTTCATTCCTCCTCTACAAAAGATGGGCACGGAAGCGTAGGATGATGGAAGATACTTTGTCAG GTGGAAAGATGGTGATGTTCCGGTCTCCAACAACACAGTCTCTCACTTCGAAAACTTTTATGAAGATGACCATGAAATTATCAAACAAGGACATCATTGGTTCTGGTGGCTATGGTACTGTTTACAGATTAATAATAGATGATAACAGTGCATTTGCTGTGAAGAGATTGAACAAAGGAAATACAGATAGAGATCGTGGATTTGAAAGAGAGCTGAATGCAATGGGCGACATAAAGCACAGGAACATTGTCACTCTTCATGGATATTACATTGCACCTCAGTTCAATCTTCTAATATATGAACTGATGCCAAATGGAAGTTTGGACGCATTGCTTCATGGTAATAGAGTCCAGACCTTTTTTCAAAACTATGTCATGGTTTCAGTACTCTTTTCAGCTTCTCACAAAAACATTGATACAGGCAAATCAAGTAAAGAGAAACCTCTGGATTGGCCCTCAAGGTGCAAAATAGCAGTAGGTGCAGCACGGGGTTTATCATATCTACATCATGATTGTATTCCACATATAATCCACAGGGACATCAAGTCAAGCAACATTCTGCTGGATCAAAACATGGAGGCAAGGGTCTCTGATTTTGGGTTGGCCACATTAATGGAACCAGATAAGAGTCACGTTACAACAATTGCTGCAGGGACTTTTGGATATTTAGCTCCTG AGTACTTTGATACAGGAAGAGCAACAACAAAAGGAGATGTTTACAGCTTTGGTGTTGTCCTGCTTGAACTTCTAACCGGTAAAAGACCAACAGACGAATCATTTATCGAAGAAGGCACAAAGCTGGTGACATGG GTGAAAGGAGTTGTCAAAGATAAGAGAGAAGAACATGCAATTGACAGTTCCCTAGTATGTTTTCCTATTGAAGAAGTCAAGAAAGTGTTCGCTATTGCAGAAAAATGCCTAGAATCAGATCCCTCCAACAGACCAACCATGGCTGCAGTTCTTAAAATGCTCGAGCAAATAAACCAAACAAACCTATAA
- the LOC103703335 gene encoding receptor-like serine/threonine-protein kinase At1g78530 isoform X2 produces MQIFLRLKAKKYQSEASYSFRFKNMANSVALGLYITICCIAFIMSKIIVSFLLYKRWARKRRMMEDTLSGGKMVMFRSPTTQSLTSKTFMKMTMKLSNKDIIGSGGYGTVYRLIIDDNSAFAVKRLNKGNTDRDRGFERELNAMGDIKHRNIVTLHGYYIAPQFNLLIYELMPNGSLDALLHGKSSKEKPLDWPSRCKIAVGAARGLSYLHHDCIPHIIHRDIKSSNILLDQNMEARVSDFGLATLMEPDKSHVTTIAAGTFGYLAPEYFDTGRATTKGDVYSFGVVLLELLTGKRPTDESFIEEGTKLVTWVKGVVKDKREEHAIDSSLVCFPIEEVKKVFAIAEKCLESDPSNRPTMAAVLKMLEQINQTNL; encoded by the exons ATGCAGATATTTCTCAGATTGAAGGCTAAAAAATATCAATCAGAAGCATCATACAGTTTTCGATTCAAAAATATGGCCAATTCTGTTGCTTTAGGACTCTATATTACTATttgttgcattgcatttatcatgTCCAAGATTATAGTTTCATTCCTCCTCTACAAAAGATGGGCACGGAAGCGTAGGATGATGGAAGATACTTTGTCAG GTGGAAAGATGGTGATGTTCCGGTCTCCAACAACACAGTCTCTCACTTCGAAAACTTTTATGAAGATGACCATGAAATTATCAAACAAGGACATCATTGGTTCTGGTGGCTATGGTACTGTTTACAGATTAATAATAGATGATAACAGTGCATTTGCTGTGAAGAGATTGAACAAAGGAAATACAGATAGAGATCGTGGATTTGAAAGAGAGCTGAATGCAATGGGCGACATAAAGCACAGGAACATTGTCACTCTTCATGGATATTACATTGCACCTCAGTTCAATCTTCTAATATATGAACTGATGCCAAATGGAAGTTTGGACGCATTGCTTCATG GCAAATCAAGTAAAGAGAAACCTCTGGATTGGCCCTCAAGGTGCAAAATAGCAGTAGGTGCAGCACGGGGTTTATCATATCTACATCATGATTGTATTCCACATATAATCCACAGGGACATCAAGTCAAGCAACATTCTGCTGGATCAAAACATGGAGGCAAGGGTCTCTGATTTTGGGTTGGCCACATTAATGGAACCAGATAAGAGTCACGTTACAACAATTGCTGCAGGGACTTTTGGATATTTAGCTCCTG AGTACTTTGATACAGGAAGAGCAACAACAAAAGGAGATGTTTACAGCTTTGGTGTTGTCCTGCTTGAACTTCTAACCGGTAAAAGACCAACAGACGAATCATTTATCGAAGAAGGCACAAAGCTGGTGACATGG GTGAAAGGAGTTGTCAAAGATAAGAGAGAAGAACATGCAATTGACAGTTCCCTAGTATGTTTTCCTATTGAAGAAGTCAAGAAAGTGTTCGCTATTGCAGAAAAATGCCTAGAATCAGATCCCTCCAACAGACCAACCATGGCTGCAGTTCTTAAAATGCTCGAGCAAATAAACCAAACAAACCTATAA